One segment of Meriones unguiculatus strain TT.TT164.6M chromosome 3, Bangor_MerUng_6.1, whole genome shotgun sequence DNA contains the following:
- the Taf12 gene encoding transcription initiation factor TFIID subunit 12 isoform X2, whose amino-acid sequence MAASHYSGLTAVADVIKDLDTQIALIGLGPHSSKKKQDLDKLYELKSKARQIMNQFGPSALINLSNFSSIKPEPASTPPQGSMANSTTVVKIPGTPGTGGRLSPENNQVLTKKKLQDLVREVDPNEQLDEDVEEMLLQIADDFIESVVTAACQLARHRKSSTLEVKDVQLHLERQWNMWIPGFGSEEIRPYKKACTTEAHKQRMALIRKTTKK is encoded by the exons ATGGCTGCCTCTCATTACAGTGGGCTTACAGCTGTTGCTGACGTAATTAAAGATCTAGACACTCAGATAGCA TTGATTGGCCTTGGTCCTCACAGCTCCAAAAAGAAACAGGATCTTGATAAGCTCTATGAGCTGAAGTCCAAAGCTCGGCAGATTATGAACCAGTTTGGCCCCTCAGCCCTAATCAACCTCTCCAATTTCTCATCTATAAAACCAGAGCCAGCCAGCACCCCTCCACAAGGCTCCATGGCCAATAGCACCACTGTGGTAAAGATTCCAGGCACTCCTGGGACTGGCGGCCGTCTTAGTCCTGAAAACAATCAG GTATTGACTAAGAAGAAATTACAAGACCTGGTAAGAGAAGTGGATCCTAATGAGCAGCTGGATGAAGATGTGGAGGAG ATGCTGCTGCAGATCGCTGATGATTTCATCGAGAGTGTGGTGACAGCAGCCTGCCAGCTTGCTCGGCATCGCAAGTCCAGCACCCTGGAGGTGAAAGACGTCCAGCTGCATCTAG AGCGCCAGTGGAACATGTGGATACCAGGATTCGGCTCTGAGGAAATCCGACCCTACAAAAAAGCCTGTACCACAGAAGCTCACAAACAG AGAATGGCATTGATCcggaaaacaaccaagaaataa
- the Taf12 gene encoding transcription initiation factor TFIID subunit 12 isoform X1, whose amino-acid sequence MNQFGPSALINLSNFSSIKPEPASTPPQGSMANSTTVVKIPGTPGTGGRLSPENNQVLTKKKLQDLVREVDPNEQLDEDVEEMLLQIADDFIESVVTAACQLARHRKSSTLEVKDVQLHLERQWNMWIPGFGSEEIRPYKKACTTEAHKQRMALIRKTTKK is encoded by the exons ATGAACCAGTTTGGCCCCTCAGCCCTAATCAACCTCTCCAATTTCTCATCTATAAAACCAGAGCCAGCCAGCACCCCTCCACAAGGCTCCATGGCCAATAGCACCACTGTGGTAAAGATTCCAGGCACTCCTGGGACTGGCGGCCGTCTTAGTCCTGAAAACAATCAG GTATTGACTAAGAAGAAATTACAAGACCTGGTAAGAGAAGTGGATCCTAATGAGCAGCTGGATGAAGATGTGGAGGAG ATGCTGCTGCAGATCGCTGATGATTTCATCGAGAGTGTGGTGACAGCAGCCTGCCAGCTTGCTCGGCATCGCAAGTCCAGCACCCTGGAGGTGAAAGACGTCCAGCTGCATCTAG AGCGCCAGTGGAACATGTGGATACCAGGATTCGGCTCTGAGGAAATCCGACCCTACAAAAAAGCCTGTACCACAGAAGCTCACAAACAG AGAATGGCATTGATCcggaaaacaaccaagaaataa